A stretch of DNA from Spirosoma endbachense:
AATACGGCTAAACCGCGTGCCATAGATGCCGAAACGGGCCAGAATTATCTGCCGTTGGCGCCAACGTTTACCTCGACGGGCGGCTTATCGCTGCAAACCCGTTCGGGCCTGAATGGATCAATTCGGTACCGATACATGGGCGATCGTCCGGCCAATGAAGACAACTCCATTGTTGCAAAAGGATATTTTGTAACGGACCTACAGGCTAACTATACAAAGCGTAGCTATAACATTGGTCTATCTATACAAAATCTCTTCAACACGCGCTGGAAAGAAACGCAGTTTGCCACCGAAAGTCGGTTGCCGGGTGAAGCCGCTCCGGTCGATGAGATTCACTTTACGCCGGGTACGCCGTTCTTCGCCCGACTGAGTTTAACCTACTCCTGGTAATCGCTTCTAATTTTTCTGGATGGGTCGTAAAATGAAGTTCCTGAACAAATTAAACAGTTAAGTTAGTCTTCTTTTGTAGTCAGTTCTATCGATAAGCGATTATAAAACCATTTATTGATCGTGCCGTTTAGTAAATATACCTAGTTAATAGACATTGTATATTTGTAACTAATCAGATTCGCTTTGCTTTGGACCTTATACCTAATTGAAGATTACATATGATCTTACTGAAATCATGCTAATTGTATGTTATAGTATTTACTATAATTGATAGCTGTAACCATAACTACAGCCTTATTTGTATTTATACTTAGTCTATTATATTTATCTCTATTAACTCTACCTAATAAGATAAATATTATGAATCCATCTTTACAAACTAAAAAAGAATGGCATACCCGTAATCAGGCGTCTTATGCTACTACTCCGTTTGAAACGATTTACACGCGCTATGTGAAGAAGGTATATCAAAAATGCCTGTTCATGACACAAAACAGGTCAATAGCGCAGGATTATACACACGATATCTTTCTGAAAGTGTTTGAGAATATAAAGTCATTTGAGAATCGATCGGCTTTTTCTACCTGGCTTTTTTCCATTTCTCATAATTACTGTATAGACAAAATTAAGGCCAGTCGACGAATCAATCTTGAGTACCTGTCCGATAATCTGGGCGAATCGTTGGCCGAACAGGATGAGTCTGGCTTATTTGAACTACGTCTTCAATCGCTTGAAAAAATGATTAATTGTCTGCCAGGCTCTGAATTAGATCTGGTTCGGCTTAAATATGAACAAGGCCTTTCCATAAAAGCTATTGCGCAGCAGCATAACCTTAAAGAGAGTGCTGTCAAAATGCGGTTAAAGCGTACTCGGGATAAATTGAATGGAATGTATAACGAGCCTATGTAGTATGTTTCATTTATGAACTTATCCATAAATGAAACATACTATGCTTGTGGGATGGCTATCGGTATCTTTTAATAGGCTGCTCGGTTCAGATTTCTGTTCCTTCTTCAATCGGTTCGGGCAGGTGTTTGCCGGTCGAGTCGAGCGGGGTTGGGCGAGGACGGCGACGGTAAACGAGGTAGAATAAGGGTGGAATGATCAGGGGCGTAAAGAACAATGTTGTTGTTAAACCGCCGATGATAACCGTAGCCAGAGGGCGCTGCACATCGGAGCCGATACCGCTCGAAATAGCCGCCGGTACGAGACCAATAATCGCCACAACCATGATCGCCATAATGGCCCGGAACTGCTCCTGTGCCGTTTCGATGGTGATATCAAGCAACGGTTTGGAGCTAGCCATCAGATTGCGGTTCAGGGCCGATACCAGTAATACGCCCGCCATGACCGATATACCGAAAATAGACACGAATCCAACCCCGGCTGAGACGTTGAAATTATAGCCACGAAGCAGCAGGGCGCCTATGCCACCGGCCAGGGCAAACAACAGGCACGTGAGTGTCAGTAACGTATCGCGCACATTGCCGTAGAGCATAAACAGGAATAAAAATACCACAACGATAGTCAGCGGGATCGAGATACTGAGCTGACCACCAGCACGTTCGAGGTTTTCGTACTGGCCGCCATAGATAATGCTGTAGCCTTCCGGAATCTTGACATTCTTCCGAACTTTCTGACTGATTTCCTTCACAAAACCGCCCTGATCGCGACCCCGGATGTTGGTCCGTACGGTAACCATGCGCTTGCCATTGATGCGGTAGATGTTGGTCTGCCCCTGTACGTAACGGATGTCGGCCAGTTCGTTCATGGGAATCAGCGCGCCAGTTGCCGACGGAACCTGAAGGAGCCGGATCGCGTCGATACTACCCCGGCTCTCGGGTGTGAAGCGCACGACGATGTCGTACCGTTTCGCTTCGTCATAGATCGTACCGATGGCTTTGCCGCCAATAGCCGCTTCGATCATGTTTTCAATTTCTGACACATTGATGCCATAGCGGGCTGCTGCCGGTCTATTTATTTTTATAGCCAACTGATCCTGAGGGCCTTCCTGTTCGATATTAACAGCAACTGCGCCATTCATGCCCTTAACCAATGCGGCAATGCTGTCGGCTTTGGCTCGCATGAGCGTCAGGTCATTCCCTACGATCGAGATTGCCAGATCGGCCGCGCTGCCCGTCACAATTTCCATGACCTGATCAATGATCGGCTGGCCGGATGAAAAAAATGCACCGGGGAAAGCTTCCTGCAATTCGTTCTGCATCTGGCTTACAATCTCCTTCTTCGAGATGCTGTCGGACCAGGTGCTGTAATCCTTCAGGCCAACCAGAATTTCAGTACGGTCGGAGGGAAACGGGTCTGTGCCATCGTCATTCCGCCCAGATTGGGTAATGACGAAGCTAACGGGTTTGTATTTGGCAACAATGTCGCGGATTTTGGGCGCGATTTTGGCGTTTTCCTGAATTGTGATCCCCGATGGCATAAACGCCCGCATGAAAATAGAGCCTTCATCGAGTTCAGGAAGGAACTCGGTGCCAAGCTTTATTCCAAAACCAATCATCACCAGTACAACGGCCATGCCAACGCCGACCACCAAACGGGGAGCCCGAAACAAAGTCGAGTGCAATAGCCACTGGTACCCTTT
This window harbors:
- a CDS encoding efflux RND transporter permease subunit; translated protein: MIQKLITFSLKNRWIVVGLAIAVMGLGLWCFKLLKIEAYPDIADTNVIIIAKYDGRAAEEVEQQVTIPIERVLNNVPHVTDRRSRTIFGLSVVQLNFDETVTDYFARQQIIERLSGAQLPDGVEPELAPLTTAVGEIYRYVIEAPASMTPMQLRDLQDWTIIPQLLQVPGLADVTTFGGPIKQYQVIPDPAKLRKYSLTLQEVIEALQKNNQNTGGNIIARGGQGFAVRGLGALKSPEDVQNIVLKTNEGVPVLVRDVASVEINPPSPSGILGYRIPDENLDVIGSTEGIVLLRRGENPSEVLELLKEKIADLEARELPKGVHLRVLYDRGFLIDHSLETVAHTLIEGISIVVILLVLFLGSIRAALVVTVTIPFSLLFAFILMKLVGIPANLLSLGAIDFGIIVDGASVMAEHLIRRYRASGPAEQNQGIVNLTARSAGEVAREIFFSVTIIILAYMPILLMQRVEGKLFSPMALTLSFAVIGSLLCALTVIPVLISFAFRKALAPGGKPLKEHKNFLLSPLEKGYQWLLHSTLFRAPRLVVGVGMAVVLVMIGFGIKLGTEFLPELDEGSIFMRAFMPSGITIQENAKIAPKIRDIVAKYKPVSFVITQSGRNDDGTDPFPSDRTEILVGLKDYSTWSDSISKKEIVSQMQNELQEAFPGAFFSSGQPIIDQVMEIVTGSAADLAISIVGNDLTLMRAKADSIAALVKGMNGAVAVNIEQEGPQDQLAIKINRPAAARYGINVSEIENMIEAAIGGKAIGTIYDEAKRYDIVVRFTPESRGSIDAIRLLQVPSATGALIPMNELADIRYVQGQTNIYRINGKRMVTVRTNIRGRDQGGFVKEISQKVRKNVKIPEGYSIIYGGQYENLERAGGQLSISIPLTIVVVFLFLFMLYGNVRDTLLTLTCLLFALAGGIGALLLRGYNFNVSAGVGFVSIFGISVMAGVLLVSALNRNLMASSKPLLDITIETAQEQFRAIMAIMVVAIIGLVPAAISSGIGSDVQRPLATVIIGGLTTTLFFTPLIIPPLFYLVYRRRPRPTPLDSTGKHLPEPIEEGTEI
- a CDS encoding RNA polymerase sigma factor, which translates into the protein MNPSLQTKKEWHTRNQASYATTPFETIYTRYVKKVYQKCLFMTQNRSIAQDYTHDIFLKVFENIKSFENRSAFSTWLFSISHNYCIDKIKASRRINLEYLSDNLGESLAEQDESGLFELRLQSLEKMINCLPGSELDLVRLKYEQGLSIKAIAQQHNLKESAVKMRLKRTRDKLNGMYNEPM